Genomic segment of Kibdelosporangium phytohabitans:
ACAAGCGCGGCCTCTACCCGCAGAGCATCGACCTCAACGGCAACCAGGTCCCGTCGTGGCGGGGCATCCCCGTGTTGCCGTGCAACAAGATCCCCATCTCCGACACCCGCAGCACGCAGATCATCGCGATGCGGGTCGGCGAGCAGAACCAGGGCGTCATCGGCCTGCACCAGACCGGCCTGCCGGACGAGTACCAGCCCGGGCTGTCGGTGCGGTTCATGAACATCAACGAGAAGGCGATCATGTCGTACCTGGTGAGCGCCTACTACTCGGCGGCGATCCTGGTACCGGACGCGCTCGGCGTGCTCGAGAACGTCGAACTGGGCCGCGTCGAGTGACTCGTGCCCGGCAGCGCGGACAGTAGATCGGTCACCCCCTTCCCCTCGGCCACCAGACCTTGACCGTTGCCACACCTGTCCACCCAGTCGGCCGTCGGCGCTCCCAGCGGCTGGGCACGGCAGAAGGTGTGGTGCCCTCACCGGTCAAGGTGGCCGAGCGGGCGCTGGCCGATGCGCGGCCCCACCGCGGGCCATCGATTCGCTCGGCATCGGCCAGCGTCGAATCCCCGGCTTTTCGTCCCCACCGCTCAACTGATCAACTAGGAACAAGGCGGTCGAACACGTGACACAGGTCGAGAACCCCCAGTCGCAGCAACAGATGAGCCTCGGCACCCAGGCCGCGCGAAATCTGGCGACGACGACCAAGTCCGTACCGCAGATGCAGGGGATCACGCCGCGCTGGCTGTTGCGCGTCCTGCCGTGGGTACAGGCCGAAGGTGGCGCCTACCGGGTGAACCGGCGACTGACCTACGCCATCGGCGACGGACTGGTCAGCTTCACCAGCGCCGCGGGGCGGATCAGCGTCGTCCCGCCGGAGCTGCGGGAACTGGCGCTGCTGCGCTCCTTCGAGGACGACGATGCGCTGGCCGCGATCGCCGAACGGTTCGAACAACAGGAGTTCGAGGCAGGTGACCTGATCATCCAGAAAGGACAGGCCGCCGACCGGCTCGTGCTGATGGCACACGGCAAGGCCAGCAAGATCGGTCTCGGCGAGTACGGCACGGAAACCGTGCTCGACACCCTCGGCGACGGCGAGTACTTCGGCGAGCAGGCGCTGACCGGGCACCGCGACGAGTGGAGCTTCACGGTCAAGGCCAAGACCCGCTGCATCGCGATGACGTTGTCCCGCCAGGAGTTCGACCGCATCACCCTGCGGTCCGAGTCGCTGCAGGCGCACCTGGCCGAAGTCGCCCGGCTGCGCGGCAAGGCGAGCAACCACAAGGGCGAGGCCGAGATCGAGCTGGCGTCCGGGCGGTCCGGCGAGTACCTGCTGCCGGGCACGTTCGTGGACTACGAGCTCAAGCCGCGCGAGTACGAGCTGAGCGTGACCCAGACGGTGCTGCGGATCCACACCAGGGTGGCGGATCTGTACAACAAGCCGATGAACCAGACCGAGCAGCAGCTGCGGCTGACGGTCGAGGCGCTGCGCGAGCGGCAAGAGTACGAGATGATCAACAACCGGCAGATCGGCCTGCTGCACAACGCCGACCTCAAGCAGCGCATCCACACCCACTCCGGCCCGCCGACCCCGGACGACATGGACGAGCTGATCTCGCGGCGGCGCAAGACCCAGTTCATCCTCGCGCACCCCAAAGCCATCGCCGCGTTCGGCCGCGAGTGCAACAGCCGCGGGATCTACCCCAACACCAAGGAAATCGACGGCAGGATCGTGCAGACGTGGCGTAACATCCCGTTGCTGCCGTGCGACAAGATCCCGGTCAGCGACACCGGCCGCACCTCGATCGTCGCGATGCGCACCGGCGAGAAGAACCAGGGCGTGATCGGCCTGCACCAGACCGGCCTGCCCGACGAGTACGAACCCGGCCTGAACGTGCGGTTCATGGGCGTCGACGAGCGCGCGATCATGTCCTACCTGGTCAGTGCCTACTACTCGGTCGCGGTGATGGTGCCGGACGCACTCGGCATCCTCGAGAGTGTCGAGCTCGGGCGTTGACGCCATGACCACTCGTGAAGTGACGGCCGAAAGCCGTACCCCCCGGGAAGTACTGGCCTGGAGCAGGGACCTGGTCGAGCCCGCCACCCGCGCCGCGGTGGAGACGTTGCCGGAATCCATGCGGAGGATCGCCGGCTACCACTACGGCTGGTGGGACGAGCACGGCAGGCCCGCGGACGCGTCCGGTGGCAAGGCCTTACGGCCCACGCTGACCCTGCTCGCGGCACAGGCGGTCGGCGGCCTCGCGACGGCCGCCGTACCCGCCGCGGTCGCCATCGAGCTGGTGCACAACTTCTCCCTGCTGCACGACGACGTGATCGACGGTGACGTCACGCGACGGCA
This window contains:
- a CDS encoding family 2B encapsulin nanocompartment shell protein, coding for MSLGTQAARNLATTTKSVPQMQGITPRWLLRVLPWVQAEGGAYRVNRRLTYAIGDGLVSFTSAAGRISVVPPELRELALLRSFEDDDALAAIAERFEQQEFEAGDLIIQKGQAADRLVLMAHGKASKIGLGEYGTETVLDTLGDGEYFGEQALTGHRDEWSFTVKAKTRCIAMTLSRQEFDRITLRSESLQAHLAEVARLRGKASNHKGEAEIELASGRSGEYLLPGTFVDYELKPREYELSVTQTVLRIHTRVADLYNKPMNQTEQQLRLTVEALRERQEYEMINNRQIGLLHNADLKQRIHTHSGPPTPDDMDELISRRRKTQFILAHPKAIAAFGRECNSRGIYPNTKEIDGRIVQTWRNIPLLPCDKIPVSDTGRTSIVAMRTGEKNQGVIGLHQTGLPDEYEPGLNVRFMGVDERAIMSYLVSAYYSVAVMVPDALGILESVELGR